A section of the Thermotoga caldifontis AZM44c09 genome encodes:
- the hslV gene encoding ATP-dependent protease subunit HslV, which produces MRWRSTTILVVSRNGKTVMAGDGQVTYGNTVLKHGAKKIRKIADGQVLAGFAGSVADAMALFDRFESKLREWGNNLIKAAVELAKDWRTDRVLRRLEALLLVADKNNVLIISGTGEVVQPDDNVAAIGSGAPYALAAARALIRNTDLDARTIAEKAMQIASEICIYTNSNITIEEL; this is translated from the coding sequence ATGAGATGGAGATCGACGACGATACTCGTTGTCTCGAGGAACGGTAAGACTGTCATGGCCGGAGACGGTCAGGTGACGTACGGCAACACGGTGCTCAAGCACGGGGCGAAGAAGATAAGGAAGATCGCGGACGGTCAGGTTCTCGCCGGCTTTGCAGGTTCAGTGGCCGATGCCATGGCACTCTTCGATCGGTTCGAGTCGAAACTGAGAGAGTGGGGGAACAATCTGATCAAAGCGGCCGTTGAACTGGCGAAGGACTGGAGGACCGATAGAGTTCTGAGAAGGCTGGAGGCGCTCCTGCTTGTGGCGGACAAGAACAACGTGCTTATAATATCTGGTACGGGGGAAGTCGTTCAACCCGATGACAACGTTGCGGCCATAGGGTCCGGTGCGCCTTACGCACTTGCGGCGGCGCGAGCGCTGATCCGAAACACCGATCTCGACGCGAGGACCATAGCTGAAAAGGCGATGCAGATCGCGAGCGAGATTTGCATATACACCAACAGCAACATAACGATAGAAGAACTGTAG
- the hslU gene encoding ATP-dependent protease ATPase subunit HslU — MTNFDELTPKQIVAELDKYIVGQYQAKRAVAIAIRNRIRRQKLPERWQKEVLPKNILMIGPTGVGKTEIARRLAQLSGSPFLKVEATRFTEIGYVGKNVESMIRDLVEISVNMVKKEMMEQVKEKAEAMVEERILDALVPDSKKPQSLGLMGLFGMQQQPQPSIEERRLIKQKREEMRQRLRSGELENEVIEIEIEKEATPFMGIVGSAELEDLGIDLGNMLGSILPKTKQKRRLTVSEARKVLLPIEAEKLIDTDKAVQEALDRAQNRGIIFIDELDKIAIKSSGVGPDVSRQGVQRDLLPIVEGTTVMTKYGPVRTDYILFIGSGAFHMSKPSDLIPELQGRFPIRVELSPLSQKDFVRILTEPENAITKQYQALLATEGVELIFTEDGVEEIARIAYELNQRLENIGARRLYTVVEKVLEDVSFEAPDIPEKRIVIDAKYVRDKIGAIASDEDLSSYIL, encoded by the coding sequence ATGACCAATTTCGATGAACTGACGCCGAAGCAGATAGTCGCCGAACTCGACAAGTACATAGTGGGCCAGTATCAGGCCAAGCGGGCCGTTGCGATAGCCATAAGGAATCGCATAAGACGTCAGAAATTGCCAGAGAGATGGCAGAAGGAAGTGTTGCCCAAGAACATTCTCATGATAGGACCAACGGGTGTCGGAAAAACGGAAATTGCGAGGAGACTGGCACAGTTGTCCGGTTCGCCCTTTCTCAAGGTTGAGGCGACCAGGTTCACCGAGATAGGATACGTTGGTAAGAACGTTGAGTCCATGATAAGGGACCTCGTTGAAATAAGTGTGAACATGGTCAAAAAAGAAATGATGGAGCAAGTCAAAGAAAAGGCCGAAGCCATGGTGGAGGAACGCATCCTGGACGCACTCGTGCCGGACAGCAAGAAGCCCCAATCTTTGGGACTGATGGGACTTTTCGGCATGCAGCAACAGCCACAGCCGAGCATCGAAGAAAGGAGGTTGATCAAGCAGAAGCGGGAAGAGATGAGACAGAGACTCAGGAGCGGAGAACTCGAAAACGAAGTGATCGAAATCGAAATCGAAAAAGAGGCGACGCCATTCATGGGAATCGTGGGATCAGCGGAACTGGAAGATCTTGGAATAGATCTGGGTAACATGCTCGGCAGCATCCTGCCGAAGACGAAACAGAAAAGGAGGCTCACGGTTTCCGAAGCGCGCAAGGTGCTGCTACCTATCGAAGCTGAAAAGCTCATCGATACCGACAAAGCTGTTCAGGAAGCGCTCGACAGGGCGCAAAACAGGGGTATCATATTCATAGACGAGCTCGACAAAATAGCGATCAAATCTTCGGGTGTGGGTCCTGACGTCTCCAGACAGGGTGTTCAGAGAGACCTCCTGCCCATCGTCGAAGGAACGACGGTCATGACCAAGTACGGACCGGTCAGGACGGATTACATACTCTTCATAGGTTCCGGCGCTTTCCACATGAGCAAGCCGTCCGACCTGATACCGGAGCTCCAGGGAAGATTCCCGATCAGGGTTGAACTTTCGCCGCTGAGTCAGAAGGATTTCGTGAGAATACTCACCGAGCCGGAAAATGCGATCACGAAACAGTATCAGGCTTTGCTCGCGACCGAAGGGGTCGAACTGATCTTCACCGAGGACGGTGTCGAAGAGATCGCCAGGATCGCTTACGAACTCAACCAGAGGCTCGAGAACATAGGCGCTCGAAGATTGTACACGGTTGTGGAGAAGGTCCTCGAAGATGTGTCCTTTGAAGCTCCAGACATACCGGAAAAGAGGATCGTCATCGATGCGAAGTATGTGAGAGACAAGATCGGAGCCATAGCATCGGACGAAGATCTGAGTTCCTACATACTGTGA
- a CDS encoding carbohydrate ABC transporter permease: MKSKVREAILAYLFLVPSFLILGTFVFWPVGFSFVLSFFRWDFKNMRSPVFAGLENYREIFRFFPAMEHSFTEALLWTLFLIFVSVAFVVSIYGIAFKKRISWILLISTVLLYFSDLSLLRTLLLFVCLSLFTILVLRTRKDLSRHVAGMVAIITALLVLMFALDRRFYTVIDFLLEGRDRNLFVKAMFNTLYYVVLSVPITIGLALGIALLLNSNVKFRAFFRTAYFVPFVTSVVAISLVWRWIFDDAYGLLNYFLSFFNVQKIAWLKDERWTIPTVAIVSIWRTVGYDAVIFLAGLQNIDRSYYEAADVDGANSRQKFFYITWPLLSPTTFFLLIVSLINAFKVFTEVYVLYSGLPGPYNNSGLTMVYYVFDRFYVQQRMGIACAAAYILFAIILVFTLIQFRVGRSVVEYVS, encoded by the coding sequence GTGAAAAGCAAGGTCCGCGAGGCGATACTGGCTTACCTGTTCCTCGTGCCATCGTTCTTGATCCTGGGCACCTTCGTCTTCTGGCCCGTCGGTTTTTCGTTCGTTCTGAGCTTCTTCAGGTGGGACTTCAAGAACATGAGAAGTCCCGTCTTCGCTGGGCTCGAAAATTACAGAGAGATCTTCAGGTTCTTCCCTGCGATGGAACACAGTTTTACGGAGGCTCTCCTCTGGACGCTCTTTCTCATCTTCGTTTCTGTAGCTTTCGTCGTCTCTATCTACGGTATCGCTTTTAAGAAAAGAATTTCGTGGATTCTTTTGATATCGACCGTCCTGCTGTATTTCAGTGATTTGTCCTTGCTCCGGACCCTTCTTCTGTTCGTTTGCCTTTCCCTTTTTACCATCCTCGTCTTGAGGACACGAAAAGATCTGTCTCGGCACGTTGCAGGAATGGTTGCGATCATCACAGCTTTACTCGTACTGATGTTCGCTCTCGACAGACGCTTCTACACCGTCATCGATTTCTTGCTCGAAGGACGTGACAGGAACCTTTTCGTGAAAGCGATGTTCAACACACTCTACTACGTGGTGCTCAGTGTGCCCATCACCATAGGCCTCGCTCTGGGCATCGCGTTGCTTTTGAATTCCAACGTGAAATTTCGTGCCTTTTTCAGAACCGCATACTTCGTTCCTTTCGTCACTTCTGTGGTCGCGATATCGCTGGTGTGGCGCTGGATCTTCGATGACGCTTATGGTTTGCTGAACTATTTTCTGTCGTTTTTCAACGTTCAAAAGATTGCATGGCTCAAAGACGAGCGCTGGACCATCCCCACGGTGGCCATCGTGTCCATCTGGAGGACGGTCGGATACGACGCCGTGATCTTTCTGGCTGGCTTGCAAAATATAGATCGCTCTTATTATGAAGCGGCCGATGTCGACGGTGCGAACAGCAGGCAGAAGTTCTTTTACATAACGTGGCCGTTACTCAGTCCCACGACTTTCTTCCTGCTGATCGTTTCGTTGATAAATGCGTTCAAGGTCTTCACCGAGGTGTACGTGCTCTACAGTGGCTTACCTGGACCGTACAACAACAGTGGACTGACGATGGTTTACTACGTCTTCGACAGGTTCTACGTGCAGCAGAGAATGGGTATAGCGTGTGCGGCCGCGTACATCCTGTTCGCCATAATCTTAGTTTTCACCCTGATCCAGTTCAGGGTTGGCAGAAGCGTCGTGGAGTACGTGTCATGA
- a CDS encoding carbohydrate ABC transporter permease, translated as MRRLLGNFLVYTLLSIGAVVMLMPFAWMVSTSFKTRSEVERWPPIWTSKNFSRTWHLKTSVSRGSVGGLDWKGLTLREALVLVQREAEQNVLRILIDDDPVYRGTLTVSFPPNAKLLSGRLDAASFEKFLEELRELTTQKDVLQLIDETSDAETFFSRFFAMYLHGTNALLDRRNYVELVENAANSSLQQIEVLSRYTTRVPEEYRDEFSRFMESVRKACTDVVSYVTIFKKGRTSILDSNEVKNLTHVLKDWIAQLDTDKLSEALRDNPVIRLYEQRVLASTKNVLNVLETYSFVNDYFQSVQTQPVGSAIVKFRFMNEKERKNELLVMLDRLNIPDELKKIAVEELNYSLNGLAERVEKRVDEKLYSELETQHLDNVRLYVQQMKQLTSQLLNLLNPRNVRIKYFEDLDQLKTWLQSEGSSAAWVILGKIEQLSSFLEEDEFFKILLKVSDEVESVSQIRSALARVQSLMKIVQAPDFVKEVRLKQNQTIEFVLDDVHPVYLEDERYAVRVDYSSREVLGNIFHNYVAAWKSAPFGIYYVNTVLVSTVTTIAEVVLCAMAAYAFALMNFPGKNLIFGLFLSTMMIPGEVLLVPNFITISKLGWIDTYYALIIPWIVSVFAIFLLRQHFLTLPRELQDAAKIDGCSHWRFLWTVVVPLSKPAIVTSALLKFVGSWNAFLWVLIVTNKDRFRTLPVGLQTFSTDVGTVYNMLMAAATFSILPILILFLFTQRYFVQGIARTGLK; from the coding sequence ATGCGTCGTCTTCTCGGCAATTTCTTGGTTTACACGTTGCTCTCGATAGGGGCCGTGGTCATGCTGATGCCGTTCGCGTGGATGGTGTCCACTTCGTTCAAGACGCGCAGTGAGGTGGAGCGCTGGCCTCCCATCTGGACGAGCAAAAACTTTTCAAGAACGTGGCATCTGAAGACGAGTGTGTCACGTGGTTCTGTGGGAGGGCTCGACTGGAAAGGCTTAACCTTGAGGGAAGCGCTCGTGCTCGTTCAACGCGAAGCCGAGCAAAACGTGTTGAGAATCCTGATAGATGATGATCCGGTCTACAGGGGCACGCTGACGGTTTCCTTTCCACCGAACGCGAAATTGCTCAGTGGACGGCTGGATGCTGCCAGTTTCGAAAAATTCTTGGAAGAGCTGAGAGAACTGACAACACAAAAAGATGTGCTGCAGCTCATCGATGAAACCAGCGATGCGGAAACGTTCTTCAGCAGGTTCTTTGCCATGTACCTGCACGGTACGAACGCCTTGCTGGACCGGAGAAACTACGTTGAACTCGTTGAAAACGCTGCGAACTCTTCCCTGCAACAGATAGAGGTTCTGTCGCGCTACACGACGAGGGTTCCTGAGGAGTACAGGGATGAATTTTCCAGATTCATGGAGTCCGTGAGAAAGGCGTGCACGGATGTCGTGAGTTATGTGACGATCTTCAAGAAGGGTAGAACATCCATACTCGATTCGAACGAGGTGAAAAATCTTACTCACGTGTTGAAAGATTGGATCGCCCAGCTCGATACCGACAAGCTGAGCGAAGCTCTCAGGGACAATCCGGTGATTCGATTGTACGAACAGAGGGTACTCGCTTCAACTAAGAACGTTCTGAACGTGCTCGAAACGTATTCTTTCGTGAACGATTACTTTCAGTCGGTCCAGACACAACCCGTTGGCTCAGCCATCGTGAAATTCAGGTTCATGAACGAAAAGGAGAGGAAGAATGAATTGTTGGTCATGCTCGATCGATTGAACATACCGGACGAGTTAAAGAAGATCGCTGTTGAGGAACTGAACTATTCTCTCAATGGCCTTGCCGAAAGGGTTGAAAAGAGAGTCGATGAGAAACTTTACTCAGAACTCGAGACGCAACATCTTGACAACGTGAGGCTCTACGTGCAACAGATGAAACAGTTAACCTCGCAGCTTTTGAACTTGCTGAATCCGAGAAATGTGCGAATCAAATATTTTGAAGATCTTGACCAGCTCAAAACTTGGTTGCAGTCGGAAGGTAGTTCTGCAGCGTGGGTGATTCTGGGCAAGATCGAGCAACTCTCTTCCTTCCTCGAAGAAGACGAATTTTTCAAAATACTGCTCAAAGTCTCCGACGAAGTAGAGAGCGTGAGCCAGATAAGATCTGCCCTGGCCAGGGTTCAGAGCTTGATGAAAATCGTTCAGGCTCCCGATTTCGTTAAAGAAGTTAGGCTCAAGCAGAACCAGACGATCGAGTTCGTTCTTGACGATGTTCATCCGGTGTATCTCGAAGACGAACGGTACGCCGTGCGCGTCGACTATTCTTCCCGCGAAGTCCTGGGCAACATTTTCCATAACTACGTTGCTGCCTGGAAGAGCGCACCGTTCGGTATTTACTACGTGAACACCGTCTTGGTGTCAACAGTGACGACCATCGCGGAAGTGGTTCTGTGCGCCATGGCTGCGTACGCGTTCGCGCTGATGAATTTTCCAGGGAAGAACCTGATCTTCGGTTTGTTCTTGAGCACGATGATGATCCCCGGGGAAGTTCTACTCGTACCGAACTTCATAACCATCTCCAAGCTGGGCTGGATCGACACGTATTACGCGCTCATAATACCCTGGATCGTCAGCGTCTTCGCGATCTTCCTGTTGAGACAGCACTTCCTCACGCTCCCAAGAGAACTCCAGGACGCGGCCAAGATAGATGGTTGTTCTCACTGGAGGTTCCTCTGGACCGTTGTCGTTCCTCTGTCGAAACCAGCGATCGTAACTTCAGCTCTACTGAAGTTCGTGGGTAGCTGGAACGCGTTTCTGTGGGTCCTCATCGTGACGAACAAAGACAGATTCAGGACCTTGCCGGTGGGTCTTCAGACCTTCAGCACGGACGTTGGAACCGTCTACAACATGCTCATGGCTGCCGCGACGTTCTCGATCCTGCCGATATTGATCCTGTTCCTGTTCACCCAGCGCTACTTCGTTCAGGGTATCGCCAGGACGGGTCTGAAGTGA